From Gottschalkiaceae bacterium SANA:
GAATATAGTACTCGTATTTACAATGTATATTTGAAGTATGTTGCAGCAGAAGATATTCATGTCTATTCCATTGATGAGGTCTTTATGGATGTGACCAACTATTTAAAATCAGCCAAGCTGAGTGCACGAGAATTCGCTAAGATGATTATTAAGGATGTTCTTGATACTGTGGGAGTGACTGCAACAGCCGGGATAGGGACCAATTTATATTTATGTAAAATTGCAATGGACATTGTCGCAAAACATATTCCTCCTGATCATGATGGTGTTAGGATTGCTGAAATTGATGAGATGAAGTATAGAGAACTCTTGTGGACTCATCAGCCCATTACCGATTTTTGGCGTGTGGGCAAAGGGTATGCCAAGAAACTAGAAAAATATAATATATTTACGATGGGGGACATTGCAAGGTGTTCTTTAGGAAACAAATATACCTATCATAATGAAGATTTGTTGTACAAACTATTTGGGGTGAACGCTCAACTTTTAATTGACCATGCCTGGGGCTGGGAACCATGCACCTTGGCAGATATTAAAGCATATAAACCAGCCAATAAAAGTACAGGATCCGGTCAAGTTTTACATGTCCCATATCCAAATGACAAAGCGAGAATGATTGTCCAAGAGATGACAGATTTGTTGGTTCTCGATTTGGTGGACAAAGGTCTTGTGACTGATCAAATTGTACTTACGGTAGGCTATGACATCTCCAATCTTGAAATTCCCGAGATTCGAAAGAGCTATCATGGAGAAGTAAAAACAGACTATTACGGTAGACAAGTTCCTAAACATGCCCGTGGCACCGCCAATCTTAAGAAAATGACTTCGTCCACGAAGCTGATTATGGAAGCGGTTATGGGGATATTTGACAAGAATGTGAATCCGAATTTATTGGTTCGAAGGGTCAACATAGTTGCCAACCATATTATTGATGAAAAATCAGCTAACAATCAAGTAACCTATGAACAGCTGGATTTGTTTACTGATTATGAAACGGAAAAAGTAAGTGAAGGTGAAGAAGCTGAAATGCTTGAAAAAGAGAAAAGTCTGCAACATACCATGTTAAATATTAAGAAGAAGTACGGTAAAAACGCCATCTTAAAAGGAACAAATTTACAAGAAGGTGCCACAACCAAAGAACGAAATAAACAGATTGGCGGTCATAAAGCATAGACGAGGGAAAGGAGGGGCAATGAAAAAGAAAACAAGTAAGAAACTGAAAGAATATGAAGATATCATTCATTTGCCTCATCATGTGTCTAGGACAAGACCTCAAATGCATATTGTAGATCGCGCGGCTCAATTTGCACCATTTGCTGCTGTGGTTGGGCATGAGCATGCCCTTAAAGAGGCAGCAAGAACTACGGACCAAAGAAAAGAATTAGATGAGACGGAAAAAACCATCATAGATGAACACCTAAGAGAGATTGAAGCACAGTTGCCGAATCGATTTGAAATCAAAGTAGTATATTTTAAACCGGATGAATTTAAGGATGGCGGAAAATATATCCTTAAGGTTGGAGAAGTCAAAAAGATTGATATTTATTTAAGAGAAGTTCAAATGGTAGATGGTACGAGGATAGCAATTGATGACATTCGCAGCATCGTAGGTAATAGAAAAATGGATATGTGGTATTGATGATAATTAGAGGATTGGTGCCATGAAATCAAATGAAAGAGACGAGCGATTCCATGAAAAGGAGCGCTCGTCTCTTATTAAAAATTCGTACTATCACTATTTAATCTTGGAAATACGTTCTTTTATTTGATCATAAAGACCGTCATACATAGCATAATAATAAGTTTTGTTGATTGTACCATTAATTCGATAAATCAAAATGTTTGTTTCTTTGTCTAAATGCACTTGATAGTTTTTGCCTGTATCGGCTAATACGATAGCTCCATTACTTGTATCACCAATTTTTATTTGATCATTTGGTCTCGCTTCGAGTAGTTCACCGAAATAATAAAACTCCTCATAAAACGCTTTTGCTTGTGTCGGTGATAAAGCAATTTCACCAGTTTCAAATGAGTTTACAATTCCAGAAATGGTATCTTCTGTGTTGTAAAGTAATTTTTCAGATAACCGAACGTCTTGAACGTCTACAGGTGTTATTGCAATGGGTTCACTGGTTTCTTCTATGGTTTCTTCTATGGTTTCTTCAATAGATTCTTCAATTGTAACAATACTTTCAAACATCGCATTTAATTCTTCAGAATAAGTGAATGTATAAGCAACGTCCGGAATCAGTAGTTGATGATCTTCAGAATATACAAAGCTAGCAATCATTTTT
This genomic window contains:
- a CDS encoding Y-family DNA polymerase → MEANNRIYVAIDLKSFYASVECLERGLDPLTTNLVVADASRTEKTICLAVSPSLKVFGIPGRARLFEVVQKVKEENAKRIWHAPNKKFKGSSFHAEELEKSPDLAIDYIAAPPRMAFYIEYSTRIYNVYLKYVAAEDIHVYSIDEVFMDVTNYLKSAKLSAREFAKMIIKDVLDTVGVTATAGIGTNLYLCKIAMDIVAKHIPPDHDGVRIAEIDEMKYRELLWTHQPITDFWRVGKGYAKKLEKYNIFTMGDIARCSLGNKYTYHNEDLLYKLFGVNAQLLIDHAWGWEPCTLADIKAYKPANKSTGSGQVLHVPYPNDKARMIVQEMTDLLVLDLVDKGLVTDQIVLTVGYDISNLEIPEIRKSYHGEVKTDYYGRQVPKHARGTANLKKMTSSTKLIMEAVMGIFDKNVNPNLLVRRVNIVANHIIDEKSANNQVTYEQLDLFTDYETEKVSEGEEAEMLEKEKSLQHTMLNIKKKYGKNAILKGTNLQEGATTKERNKQIGGHKA